In Flavobacterium sp. N1736, the following are encoded in one genomic region:
- a CDS encoding xanthine dehydrogenase family protein molybdopterin-binding subunit, whose protein sequence is MSKTSNINRVDGFAKVTGTATYSAEYKTAGITYACLVGSTIAKGRIKTIDTKKAEWAPGVLAVITHLNVDKPAGYEQPKQRNNLGQPLQIFKDDSVRYYDQPIALVIADTFERMQYAASLIKAEYLKEEHATELEKVKDKGRLPGGDRAKDYIRGVEDGYKNAEVVLEEEYTIPSEVHNPMELANIIAKWDGNKPVLYTKSQGVEGTRKSVGNVFGIPPEDVEVHSEYLGGAFGMGLHTWPYEIAALIGSKKIGKPVKLVLHREQMFTNVGFRPYTIQKIGLGATKDGKLTGLTHEATAMTSNYEDFTEATVNMSRFMYDCANVSTRYRIAELDTCTPIWMRGPGEATGSFALESSMDELAHKLDMDPIEFRKRNHAEKDQEQNKPWSSKYLLECYEAGMERVGWKNRKNKPGSVREGEWLVGYGMGTGTFGSYRNASTVKAKFLADGNLVLQCSVNDMGPGTATMMTAIGAEITGIPSENVVIEMGRSGLPKGPTQGGSATTSSVGSAVHDACNLLVSKAIELASENPTFKNIPITDLAFSNGTVSAKNSSKSVSLAALLTANKLEELSVENESKGSEEAKKYSIYSFSVHFVKVLVNPNLGKIRIAHVVSCADIGTVINQKTSAGQMYGGAVGGIGMGLMEALEIDHRFGRPINNNFADYHVPVNADIEKQEVFFVNKKDPVSNPMGTKGLGETALVGMAPAIANAVFNATGKRVRDLPITLDKILEPIVAFS, encoded by the coding sequence ATGAGCAAGACAAGTAATATAAACAGAGTTGACGGATTTGCTAAAGTAACGGGAACGGCCACTTATTCGGCAGAATATAAAACCGCTGGAATTACTTACGCATGTTTAGTGGGAAGTACGATTGCCAAAGGCCGAATAAAAACGATCGATACTAAAAAAGCCGAATGGGCGCCGGGAGTATTGGCGGTTATAACGCATTTAAATGTAGATAAACCTGCCGGCTACGAACAGCCAAAACAGCGCAATAATTTAGGACAGCCGCTTCAGATATTTAAAGATGATTCCGTTCGTTATTACGATCAGCCAATTGCTTTGGTAATTGCCGATACTTTCGAACGCATGCAATATGCAGCAAGTCTTATTAAAGCTGAATATTTAAAAGAAGAACATGCAACGGAGCTTGAAAAAGTAAAGGATAAAGGCAGACTTCCGGGAGGCGATCGCGCTAAAGATTATATTCGTGGAGTCGAAGATGGTTATAAAAATGCAGAAGTTGTTTTAGAAGAAGAATATACAATTCCGTCAGAAGTTCATAACCCGATGGAATTAGCTAATATAATTGCCAAATGGGACGGAAATAAACCTGTTTTATATACAAAAAGCCAAGGTGTTGAAGGAACCCGAAAAAGCGTTGGAAACGTGTTTGGAATTCCGCCAGAAGATGTTGAAGTGCATTCTGAATATCTGGGAGGCGCTTTTGGAATGGGATTACATACCTGGCCGTATGAAATTGCAGCACTTATAGGATCAAAAAAAATAGGAAAGCCGGTTAAATTAGTTTTGCATCGCGAACAAATGTTTACCAATGTTGGATTTCGCCCTTATACCATTCAAAAAATAGGTTTGGGTGCCACCAAAGACGGCAAACTTACCGGATTAACGCATGAAGCTACGGCGATGACTTCTAATTATGAAGATTTTACAGAAGCAACCGTAAACATGTCGCGTTTTATGTATGATTGCGCCAATGTTTCAACGCGATATCGAATTGCCGAACTGGATACTTGTACGCCAATCTGGATGCGTGGTCCCGGCGAAGCAACAGGTTCTTTTGCACTTGAAAGTTCAATGGATGAACTGGCTCATAAATTAGACATGGATCCTATTGAATTTCGAAAACGCAATCACGCCGAAAAAGATCAGGAACAAAATAAACCATGGAGCAGTAAATATCTTTTAGAATGTTATGAAGCCGGAATGGAACGCGTTGGCTGGAAAAACAGAAAAAATAAACCGGGAAGCGTGCGCGAAGGTGAATGGCTTGTAGGTTACGGAATGGGAACGGGAACTTTTGGTTCATACAGAAACGCAAGTACAGTAAAAGCAAAATTTTTGGCTGATGGAAATTTAGTACTCCAATGCAGCGTTAACGATATGGGACCGGGAACGGCAACAATGATGACGGCGATTGGTGCAGAAATTACAGGAATACCGTCTGAAAATGTGGTAATTGAAATGGGTCGAAGCGGACTTCCAAAAGGACCAACACAGGGTGGTTCTGCAACAACATCATCGGTAGGTTCTGCGGTTCATGATGCGTGTAATTTACTGGTGAGTAAAGCTATCGAACTTGCCTCTGAAAATCCGACTTTTAAAAATATACCAATTACAGATTTAGCTTTTTCAAACGGAACTGTTTCTGCTAAAAATAGTTCGAAATCTGTTTCTTTAGCGGCATTGCTTACTGCAAATAAACTGGAAGAATTGTCGGTAGAAAACGAATCAAAAGGTTCAGAAGAAGCCAAAAAATATTCTATTTATTCCTTTTCGGTACATTTTGTAAAAGTTTTGGTTAACCCGAATTTAGGTAAAATCAGAATTGCACATGTGGTTTCCTGTGCTGATATTGGTACCGTAATCAATCAGAAAACCTCTGCCGGACAAATGTATGGCGGAGCAGTTGGCGGAATAGGAATGGGATTGATGGAAGCTTTAGAAATTGACCATCGTTTTGGTCGTCCGATTAATAATAATTTTGCAGATTATCATGTTCCCGTAAATGCCGATATTGAAAAACAAGAAGTGTTTTTTGTCAATAAAAAAGATCCTGTAAGCAACCCGATGGGAACAAAAGGACTTGGCGAAACCGCTTTGGTAGGAATGGCTCCGGCTATTGCAAATGCTGTTTTTAATGCAACCGGAAAACGGGTTAGGGATTTGCCAATTACACTGGATAAAATTTTAGAGCCAATTGTAGCATTTTCATGA
- a CDS encoding FAD binding domain-containing protein: MKNFQIIRALSSGSAVTNISKDPSAMFIAGGTNLVDLMKKNVVAPEKLVDITALDLKKIEFLTGKVSIGALAKNSQVAEDLSIKEKYPLLALALAAGASQQIRHMATVGGNMLQRTRCSYFYNTDMPCNKRTPKSGCGAIGGSNRMHAIFGASDSCIAVHPSDMCVALAALDAVVFVEGPKGKRQIKFRDFHRLPGNNPEKDNTLESKELITSVEIPSNNFTKNVHYLKVRDRSSYAFALVSVAAGLDIKNNVIYDARLAMGGVAHKPWRLTEVEEFLKGKTVSEDLFKQAANLGMKGARSYGDNEFKLTLGPNAITEALTIAASK, translated from the coding sequence ATGAAAAATTTTCAAATAATAAGAGCGCTTTCGTCCGGCTCTGCAGTAACCAATATTAGCAAAGATCCTTCGGCTATGTTTATTGCCGGCGGAACAAATTTGGTAGATTTAATGAAGAAGAATGTTGTTGCTCCTGAAAAACTGGTCGACATCACCGCTTTGGATTTAAAGAAAATAGAATTTCTAACCGGAAAAGTATCTATTGGCGCATTGGCAAAAAACAGCCAGGTTGCCGAAGATCTGTCCATCAAAGAAAAATATCCATTGCTGGCTTTGGCTTTAGCCGCCGGAGCATCACAGCAAATCAGGCATATGGCGACAGTAGGCGGAAATATGTTGCAGCGCACACGTTGTTCATATTTCTACAATACAGATATGCCGTGCAATAAACGAACGCCTAAAAGCGGTTGCGGAGCCATTGGCGGTTCTAACCGAATGCATGCTATTTTTGGAGCTTCGGATAGTTGCATCGCCGTTCATCCAAGTGATATGTGTGTGGCGCTTGCAGCCTTAGACGCCGTAGTTTTTGTGGAAGGTCCGAAAGGAAAAAGACAAATTAAATTTAGAGATTTTCATCGTCTTCCGGGAAATAATCCTGAAAAAGACAATACATTAGAAAGTAAAGAACTCATAACTTCAGTTGAAATTCCCAGCAATAATTTTACTAAAAATGTACATTATTTAAAAGTTCGTGACCGCAGCAGTTATGCCTTTGCATTAGTTTCTGTAGCAGCAGGATTAGATATAAAAAATAATGTAATTTATGATGCAAGACTTGCTATGGGTGGCGTTGCACATAAACCGTGGCGATTAACAGAAGTGGAAGAATTTTTGAAAGGAAAAACAGTTTCTGAAGACCTGTTTAAACAAGCAGCAAATTTAGGCATGAAAGGCGCCAGAAGTTATGGTGACAACGAGTTTAAATTAACACTTGGTCCAAATGCAATCACCGAAGCGTTAACTATAGCAGCATCTAAATAA
- a CDS encoding (2Fe-2S)-binding protein, which yields MASKKTNNKKIIEDDANSRRDFIKKSGLFTALAFAPPSLVMASENKWDEKIAEYLETVPLSIEVNGTKHNLNVEPRTTLLDLLRENLHLTGTKKGCDHGQCGACTVHVNGTRILSCLSLASMQQNAQITTIEGLSKGKKLHPMQEAFIKNDGFQCGYCTPGQIMSGIACIKEGHANSREEIREYMSGNICRCGAYHNIVDAITEVKEGGKPL from the coding sequence ATGGCTTCTAAAAAAACAAATAATAAAAAAATAATCGAAGACGATGCTAATTCTCGTCGTGATTTTATAAAGAAATCGGGATTATTTACCGCACTTGCTTTTGCTCCGCCGTCATTGGTTATGGCTTCTGAAAATAAATGGGATGAAAAGATTGCAGAATATTTAGAAACGGTACCGCTTTCCATTGAAGTTAATGGTACAAAACACAATCTAAATGTCGAGCCAAGAACCACTTTACTTGATTTATTAAGAGAGAATTTACACCTTACAGGAACAAAAAAAGGCTGTGATCACGGGCAATGTGGCGCCTGCACGGTGCATGTAAACGGAACCAGAATTTTATCTTGTTTATCCTTGGCATCCATGCAGCAAAATGCACAAATTACTACGATCGAAGGACTTTCAAAAGGAAAAAAACTACATCCAATGCAGGAAGCTTTCATTAAAAATGATGGGTTTCAGTGCGGATATTGTACACCCGGACAAATCATGTCTGGAATTGCCTGTATTAAAGAAGGTCACGCCAACAGCAGAGAAGAAATCAGAGAATATATGAGCGGAAACATCTGTAGATGTGGCGCTTATCATAATATTGTAGATGCCATTACAGAAGTTAAGGAAGGAGGGAAACCATTATGA
- a CDS encoding cysteine desulfurase family protein: MIYLDNNASTRVDERVLNAMLPYFTDFYANAGSSHIAGLSVNEAVALATWQTANLIGASEEEILFTSGATEAINLAIKGLLNQDRKHIVTVATEHKAVLNTCRFMESNGFEVTYLPVAPDGALDFNVLNESITDKTLIVIIMLSNNEIGYIQNIEAVSTIADAKNALLMCDATQAIGKINVDVKKLGIDFLALSAHKFYGPKGIGALYISAKAKLKLMPQIHGGNQQRKLRSGTLNVPGIIGLGKAAEIAFDELESDQKRISKLRNKLENGLLKFEGSFVNGNTENRICNTSNICFPGVNSETLILALQDISVSNGSSCSAVTSEPSHVLKALGLSDENALSSIRFSLGRFTTENEIDETIERVLVLAERLRV; encoded by the coding sequence ATGATTTACCTCGACAATAATGCAAGTACTCGTGTAGATGAACGGGTGTTAAATGCTATGCTTCCGTATTTTACAGATTTTTATGCCAATGCCGGAAGTTCGCATATTGCAGGATTATCTGTAAACGAAGCGGTTGCTTTGGCAACTTGGCAAACGGCAAATTTAATTGGTGCCAGCGAAGAAGAAATCCTATTTACCTCCGGAGCAACTGAGGCTATCAATTTGGCTATTAAAGGTCTTTTAAATCAAGATCGCAAACACATTGTTACGGTGGCAACAGAACATAAAGCCGTGCTTAATACGTGCCGCTTTATGGAAAGCAATGGGTTTGAAGTTACGTACTTGCCAGTTGCGCCAGATGGGGCTTTAGACTTTAATGTTTTAAATGAATCAATTACAGATAAAACACTGATTGTCATAATAATGTTATCCAATAATGAAATCGGTTACATTCAAAATATTGAAGCGGTTTCTACAATAGCTGATGCCAAAAATGCCTTGCTAATGTGTGATGCCACGCAGGCAATTGGAAAAATTAATGTTGATGTAAAAAAACTCGGAATTGATTTTTTGGCACTTTCTGCACATAAATTTTATGGTCCAAAAGGAATTGGTGCTTTGTATATTTCGGCGAAAGCCAAATTAAAATTAATGCCTCAAATACACGGCGGCAATCAACAACGAAAATTGAGAAGCGGCACATTAAACGTGCCCGGAATTATTGGTTTAGGCAAAGCGGCTGAAATTGCTTTTGATGAATTAGAAAGTGATCAAAAGAGAATTTCGAAACTTAGAAATAAATTAGAAAACGGTTTATTAAAATTTGAAGGTTCGTTTGTAAACGGAAATACTGAAAACAGAATTTGCAATACTTCTAACATTTGTTTTCCGGGTGTAAACTCCGAAACATTAATTCTGGCTTTGCAGGATATTTCAGTTTCAAATGGTTCGTCTTGTTCTGCGGTAACATCAGAACCTTCGCATGTTTTAAAAGCTTTGGGTTTATCTGATGAAAATGCGTTGAGTTCGATACGCTTTAGTTTGGGAAGATTTACAACTGAAAATGAAATCGACGAGACAATTGAGCGTGTTTTGGTTTTGGCGGAGAGGTTAAGAGTGTAA
- a CDS encoding NTP transferase domain-containing protein: MIIIVTGSNTELIENDLNFPEIKTCFNSEWEDGIATSIAKGLKELLILSPDCDSCIFAVCDQPYITAAVFENLITEYQNTSKGIVASAYAETIGTPVLFNEKYFDELLELQGHEGAKKIINRFIDDVIAVPFEKGNIDIDTIEDYNKLIL; this comes from the coding sequence ATGATTATTATAGTTACAGGATCAAACACAGAATTAATAGAAAATGATCTTAATTTTCCCGAAATAAAAACGTGTTTCAATTCAGAGTGGGAAGACGGAATAGCAACTTCAATTGCAAAAGGACTTAAAGAATTATTGATTTTATCTCCTGATTGTGATAGCTGTATTTTTGCCGTGTGCGATCAGCCTTATATAACAGCGGCTGTTTTTGAAAATTTAATTACAGAATATCAAAATACATCAAAAGGAATTGTTGCTTCTGCTTACGCTGAAACGATAGGAACTCCCGTACTTTTTAATGAAAAATATTTTGATGAACTTCTCGAATTACAAGGTCATGAAGGCGCAAAAAAGATAATTAACCGTTTTATTGATGATGTAATTGCCGTTCCGTTCGAAAAAGGCAATATCGATATTGATACAATTGAAGATTATAATAAGCTAATTCTTTGA
- a CDS encoding NTP transferase domain-containing protein: MPNHKTNKTGIIILAAGNSSRLGRPKQLLEYKETTL, encoded by the coding sequence ATGCCGAATCATAAAACGAATAAAACCGGAATCATTATTTTAGCAGCAGGAAACTCGTCAAGATTAGGCCGGCCCAAACAATTATTAGAATATAAAGAAACAACACTTTAA
- a CDS encoding XdhC family protein: MKEITEILNAYSQAKLEGKKAALATVVKVEGSSYRQPGARMLVIEDGFLTGAISGGCLEGDALRKALLSIHQQQNKLIIYNTNNDDDLELGLQLGCNGVVHILFEYIDDNIQNNPIHLLQQLQAERKPAIIATLFSLKKQAKQSGTVLFYRENTEPVYHDSIALQLITDAKQVLSKKLTIVKEIEENTETEALIEYISPPVSLVIVGAGNDVQPLVKMVEIIGWEITIAEGRATHATKKRFPEAKNIQVGKPETVLENINIDSQTYFVLITHNYKYDLAMLKLLLQTNCNYIGILGPKTKLNRMFDDLYNEGIKITEEQLNRIYGPIGLDIGAETSEEIALSIMAEIKAVISGKTGTSLKYKTGKIHTTAPYAES; this comes from the coding sequence ATGAAAGAAATCACCGAAATTCTTAACGCATATTCACAAGCAAAACTTGAGGGAAAAAAAGCAGCTTTGGCAACAGTCGTTAAAGTAGAAGGATCGTCGTACAGACAACCAGGAGCAAGAATGCTGGTTATAGAAGATGGTTTTTTAACAGGTGCAATAAGTGGAGGCTGTCTTGAAGGAGATGCGTTGCGAAAAGCATTACTTTCGATTCATCAGCAGCAAAATAAATTAATAATTTACAACACAAACAACGATGATGATCTTGAATTAGGATTGCAGTTAGGCTGTAACGGTGTTGTGCATATTCTTTTTGAATACATTGACGACAACATTCAAAACAATCCAATTCATCTTTTACAGCAATTGCAAGCAGAAAGAAAACCGGCGATTATTGCGACATTATTTTCATTAAAAAAACAAGCCAAACAATCCGGAACAGTATTGTTTTATAGAGAAAACACAGAACCTGTTTATCATGACAGTATTGCATTACAGCTTATTACAGATGCTAAACAAGTATTAAGCAAAAAACTTACCATTGTAAAAGAAATAGAAGAAAATACTGAAACGGAAGCTTTAATCGAATACATTTCGCCACCCGTTTCGCTCGTTATTGTTGGCGCAGGAAACGACGTTCAGCCATTGGTAAAAATGGTCGAAATAATAGGCTGGGAAATTACAATAGCCGAAGGCCGCGCCACGCATGCCACAAAAAAGAGATTTCCTGAAGCTAAAAATATACAGGTTGGAAAACCGGAAACAGTATTAGAGAACATAAATATTGACAGTCAGACTTATTTTGTGTTAATCACCCATAATTACAAATACGACTTGGCAATGCTAAAATTACTTTTACAGACAAATTGTAATTATATCGGAATTTTAGGACCAAAAACAAAGCTGAACCGAATGTTTGATGATTTGTATAACGAAGGAATAAAAATAACCGAAGAACAATTAAATCGTATTTACGGTCCAATTGGTCTTGATATTGGCGCAGAAACATCGGAAGAAATTGCCTTATCGATTATGGCTGAAATTAAAGCAGTAATAAGCGGCAAAACAGGAACTTCACTGAAATATAAAACGGGTAAAATACATACTACAGCGCCATATGCCGAATCATAA
- a CDS encoding copper resistance protein NlpE → MKNLLITLIVACVLLSCNSQKNEKLTETPLRDIETNIIEDSNSLNEATIYLGTLPCADCSGIETVLKIYQGDGTIESHKFELTSIYKGKPSKNFVDHGNFNLERGLENDPDGTIYVLNWDQPESRQIYYGVFSHDSNKIYLLNNKREIIKSDLNYSLVLKK, encoded by the coding sequence ATGAAAAATTTATTGATCACACTTATAGTTGCATGTGTTTTGCTGTCTTGTAATTCCCAAAAGAATGAAAAACTAACAGAAACACCTTTACGAGATATTGAAACAAATATTATTGAAGACAGCAACAGCTTAAATGAAGCAACAATATATTTAGGTACATTACCTTGCGCAGATTGCAGCGGAATTGAAACTGTATTGAAAATTTATCAGGGAGACGGAACAATAGAAAGTCATAAATTTGAACTAACAAGCATTTACAAAGGTAAACCAAGTAAAAATTTTGTAGATCACGGTAATTTTAATCTTGAAAGAGGTTTAGAAAACGATCCGGATGGAACAATTTATGTTCTAAATTGGGATCAGCCTGAATCCAGACAAATATATTATGGCGTTTTTAGCCACGACTCAAACAAAATTTATTTACTGAATAATAAAAGAGAAATAATTAAATCAGATTTAAATTATTCCTTAGTTCTCAAAAAATAA
- a CDS encoding YegP family protein: protein MGKFVITKRANGEFQFNLKAGNGQTILSSEGYATKAACANGIESVKTNSQDDNRFERKESSNGKPYFNLKASNGQIIGNSEMYESTSARDNGITSVKTNAADADTDDQTV, encoded by the coding sequence ATGGGAAAATTTGTAATTACTAAAAGAGCGAACGGCGAATTTCAATTCAATTTAAAAGCAGGAAATGGTCAGACTATTCTGTCTAGTGAAGGTTATGCAACAAAAGCTGCCTGCGCGAACGGAATTGAATCTGTAAAAACAAATTCGCAGGACGATAATCGATTCGAAAGAAAAGAATCAAGTAATGGAAAGCCATATTTTAATCTAAAAGCTTCAAACGGCCAGATAATTGGCAATAGTGAAATGTACGAAAGCACTTCGGCAAGAGATAATGGAATTACATCTGTAAAAACCAACGCAGCTGATGCTGATACAGACGATCAAACTGTTTAA
- a CDS encoding helix-turn-helix transcriptional regulator, whose translation MATSIKNKIKSIRELKNYTQEYMADQLGVTQAGYSKIEKGKTILSYVKLVEIARILDVSVEDIISFDSQRYFNNFNNVKGNNNGSILINQENETLKTLYEDKIKLLEKLLKKTEEELFRYKKKFGQI comes from the coding sequence ATGGCCACTTCAATAAAAAACAAAATCAAAAGCATTAGAGAGTTAAAAAATTATACTCAGGAATATATGGCAGATCAATTAGGCGTTACCCAGGCGGGTTATAGTAAAATTGAGAAAGGAAAAACAATTCTTTCTTATGTTAAATTGGTTGAAATTGCTCGTATTTTAGATGTTAGTGTAGAAGATATCATTAGTTTCGACAGCCAGAGATATTTTAATAATTTCAATAATGTAAAAGGAAATAATAACGGAAGCATTCTCATTAATCAGGAGAATGAAACTTTAAAAACGCTTTATGAAGATAAAATAAAGCTTCTTGAAAAACTTCTTAAAAAAACAGAAGAAGAATTATTTCGTTATAAAAAGAAATTCGGACAAATATAA
- a CDS encoding adenosylcobalamin-dependent ribonucleoside-diphosphate reductase: MDQILNEKNTKITYTQDEVMEASLAYFKGDSLAATVWINKYALKDSDGNIFEKSPQDMHRRIAAEIARIEKKYTNPFSEKEIFDLIKDFKYLVPQGSPMTGIGNPFQIASLSNCFVIGNNSSDSYGGIMKIDQEQVQLMKRRGGVGHDLSHIRPKGSPVKNSALTSTGLVPFMERYSNSTREVAQDGRRGALMLSVSINHPDASDFIDAKMEQGKVTGANVSVRIDDAFMKAVKSDSGYLQKYPIFSDNPLYSKEIKAKELWSKIIHNAWKSAEPGILFWDTIINESLPDCYADLGYKTLSTNPCGEIPLCAYDSCRLLAINLFSYVNKPFTKNASFDFDLFKKHIAAAQKIMDDIIDLELEKIDSILEKINEDPESEEIKLVEKNLWLNIKNKANEGRRTGIGITAEGDMLAAMGLRYGSDEGIEFSEKIHKLLAIEAYRGSVNLAKERGMFGIYNAEREKNNPFVLRLKEADADLYREMQKYGRRNIALLTIAPTGTTSLMTQTTSGIEPVFLPVYKRRRKVNPNDKDVRVDFVDEVGDSWEEYVVFHHRFKEWMLVNGYDITKNYTQEEIDILVQKSPYFKATSNDIDWLSKVRMQGKIQKWVDHSISVTINVPNDTPEEMVGKLYMQAWEEGCKGVTVYRDGSRSGVLISNTEKKEETVETHLSAFPTKRPQILKGDVVRFQNSKDKWIAFIGLVEDRPYEIFTGLVDDEDGILIPRWVSEGLIIKNKNEDGTSRYDFQYKNTRGYKTTIEGLSHKFNPEYWNYAKLISSTLRHGMPIDKVVELVSSLQLDGESISTWKNGVTRALKRYIVDGTEVNGQKCSNCNSDNLIYQEGCLTCNDCGSSKCG; the protein is encoded by the coding sequence ATGGATCAAATTCTGAACGAAAAAAACACAAAAATAACTTACACTCAAGATGAAGTTATGGAGGCTTCTTTAGCGTATTTTAAAGGAGATAGTCTTGCAGCTACCGTTTGGATTAATAAATACGCACTTAAAGATTCAGATGGAAATATTTTCGAAAAATCACCACAAGATATGCATCGCCGTATTGCAGCTGAAATTGCGAGAATTGAAAAGAAATACACAAATCCATTTTCTGAAAAGGAAATTTTTGATCTCATAAAAGACTTTAAATACCTTGTTCCTCAGGGAAGTCCGATGACGGGAATTGGTAATCCGTTTCAAATTGCATCATTGTCAAATTGTTTTGTGATAGGAAATAACAGTTCAGATTCTTACGGCGGAATCATGAAAATTGATCAGGAACAAGTGCAGTTAATGAAGCGCAGGGGAGGCGTTGGTCATGATCTTTCGCATATTCGCCCAAAAGGTTCACCGGTTAAAAATTCAGCGTTGACCTCTACAGGACTTGTTCCGTTTATGGAACGTTATTCTAATTCGACCCGTGAAGTCGCACAAGATGGCCGACGCGGTGCTTTAATGTTGTCAGTTTCTATAAATCATCCCGATGCATCTGATTTTATTGATGCAAAGATGGAACAGGGAAAGGTAACCGGCGCAAATGTATCGGTTCGTATTGATGATGCTTTTATGAAAGCCGTAAAGTCAGATTCAGGTTATTTGCAGAAATATCCCATTTTTAGCGATAATCCATTATACAGTAAAGAAATAAAAGCAAAGGAATTATGGAGCAAAATTATCCATAATGCATGGAAATCAGCAGAACCGGGAATTTTGTTTTGGGATACTATCATAAACGAATCATTGCCGGATTGTTACGCTGATTTAGGATACAAAACATTGTCGACAAATCCGTGCGGAGAAATTCCGCTTTGCGCTTATGATTCTTGTCGTTTGCTGGCCATCAATTTATTTTCTTATGTAAATAAACCTTTTACAAAAAATGCTTCATTTGATTTTGATCTTTTCAAAAAACATATTGCCGCAGCTCAGAAAATAATGGATGATATTATTGATTTGGAATTGGAAAAAATCGATTCAATATTAGAAAAAATCAACGAAGATCCTGAAAGCGAAGAAATAAAATTGGTAGAGAAAAACCTTTGGCTTAACATTAAAAATAAGGCAAATGAAGGTCGTAGAACCGGTATTGGTATTACTGCCGAAGGAGATATGCTTGCGGCAATGGGTTTGCGTTACGGAAGTGATGAAGGTATCGAATTTTCAGAGAAAATACATAAACTCTTGGCTATTGAAGCCTATCGCGGATCTGTAAATCTGGCTAAAGAACGCGGTATGTTTGGTATTTATAATGCCGAAAGAGAAAAAAATAACCCGTTTGTACTTCGATTAAAAGAAGCCGACGCCGATTTGTATCGTGAAATGCAAAAATACGGACGCCGTAATATTGCTTTGTTAACTATTGCGCCAACGGGTACAACAAGTTTAATGACGCAAACAACATCCGGAATAGAGCCTGTTTTTTTACCGGTGTATAAACGCCGAAGAAAAGTAAATCCAAATGATAAAGACGTACGCGTAGATTTTGTTGATGAAGTAGGCGATAGTTGGGAAGAATACGTTGTTTTTCATCACAGGTTTAAAGAATGGATGCTTGTAAACGGATATGATATAACTAAAAATTATACGCAGGAGGAAATTGATATTTTGGTACAAAAATCGCCTTACTTTAAAGCAACAAGCAACGATATCGATTGGTTAAGCAAAGTGCGCATGCAGGGCAAAATACAAAAATGGGTAGATCACTCTATTTCGGTAACCATTAATGTACCAAATGATACGCCAGAAGAAATGGTGGGTAAATTATATATGCAAGCCTGGGAAGAAGGCTGTAAAGGTGTTACAGTATATAGAGACGGCTCGCGCTCCGGCGTATTAATTTCGAATACAGAGAAAAAAGAAGAAACTGTTGAAACACATTTAAGTGCTTTTCCAACAAAACGCCCGCAGATATTAAAAGGAGACGTTGTTCGTTTTCAAAACAGTAAAGATAAATGGATCGCTTTTATAGGATTAGTAGAAGACAGACCTTATGAAATTTTTACAGGTCTTGTTGATGACGAAGATGGAATTTTGATTCCGCGTTGGGTTTCTGAAGGGCTTATTATTAAAAATAAAAATGAAGACGGAACCAGCCGTTATGATTTTCAATATAAAAATACAAGAGGTTATAAAACAACAATTGAAGGGCTTTCGCATAAATTTAATCCTGAATACTGGAATTATGCTAAGCTGATTTCGAGCACTTTAAGACACGGAATGCCTATTGATAAAGTGGTAGAATTGGTGAGCAGCCTGCAATTGGATGGCGAATCAATAAGCACCTGGAAAAACGGAGTAACACGAGCTCTTAAACGTTATATAGTTGACGGCACAGAGGTTAACGGGCAAAAATGCAGTAACTGTAATTCTGATAATCTGATCTATCAGGAAGGCTGTCTTACGTGCAACGATTGTGGTTCGTCTAAATGTGGCTAA